The genomic segment AAACTCATTTGCACTGCCTCCTGCTCCCCCAATACACGGTAAAAACACAAGCCAAATtcttaaaataaactttatttacagTAACTCTTCAAAACGCTCATCTGATGCACCTatggattaaaaaaaagaaaaactgttaaAGGATCACAGCTAGGTAAGTCACGATGTTCCAATATATGCATACAAGGCTACATATACATTCTCTTGCAGTGTCATTTTGatgtgtaacaaaaaaaaaaaaaagttacagccCGTGTGGTAAGTAACACATGAACCCTAGAACATAACCTACCTGGAAATTACAGCTGCAAAAATCCCAAACTCACAGCCAGGAAGCTAACCACCAAAGGTAATGTCTAATGATTGGTCACCTGCTTCATCCTAGAAAACAGAATATATGAAGTCTGTGAGCTTTGAAGTAACCCAAGGTATGGTTGATGCATTCTTACAACTGGGCAGACATTTATATTTGGATTGCAGCCTACAGGATGACTGGGTCCCAAAGGTGAAAGGGACAGCAGAAAGAaaagtgacatgggggggggggggggggggggggggggggggaggggggaaattaaaaaataattatgtaaaaaaaaattaaaaaattaaaaagtaacaAGCAGTTTGCCAGTAAATTCTGGCTAATGGGCAGTGGCCAGACTTCCAGACATTGTCAGTAGCACAGTAGTACCAAAGGTTTCATTAAAAGGCTAAATGGAGGTTTCACAAGCACATGAACGCAAGATACGGGTATGTGGACATGAGCAAAAGAGTTACCTCAAGATACCGACTAATTCCACAAAGGAACTAGCCAAGAGCAGCTTTCACCAGGCTTCATAGGATGCACAACACTTGACTTCTTCAAGGAAACTGCAGAGTCCTGTATTCTAGCAGGAGATTCTCAGAAGGTAACAGAATTGTTCTAACATTTATAATTCTACCCAATGGAGAGCATCTGGACCTCTTAGCAGTTTATTCATTATTGGTTTAAAAAGGCTGTCACAAGAACCATACAAATGCAGCTTTCCTGGAGCTTATATCCGTGCCTGGTCAGATATGTCTGACATCTTGCAGGGGCATCTCATCCACACTAGCACAACTCATTTGCTGCTTTAGAACAACTTGATACATACTCTATGTACAGGTGGACCACATTATTCTGCACTGCTTTCCATAGACAATGTTAAGCAAAACTGCTAGTTATTGCATGTGTGGCTTCAGTGATATGCTAGAATATCTTCACTAAGCACACAGTAGTTGCCAAGTTATTCAGGGGAGGTTATAGGTCCATTTAAAAATCTAAATTATGCCCTTGAATGCAGTTAGTGATATACTTGCCTTTCTCGAGCACTGTTCTCTACACTGACAGCCCAGTCCTACATTTACAACAGCCAGCATCCTCATCAGTATAATATTGGACAGCAATTGGCCTCAACAGTTCTATGCCATACTCATAAATCAGTATGATGTACAGCATTAACAGCAGGAAGACCGGATCATCAATGCAGAGAACTGCAACAGAGCAAGAGGCACCACTTTTGTATATTTTACAGCACTCAGGGTGTCTGAATTCAATCATCTCATACAACCCCTTGAAGACATGAGTCAAGGTTTGAAATACTATGCTAGACACTGTTATACCAACATCACTAATCAGTGAGCTTCAGTCCCTGGAACTATTCCCAGACTTATTTGGTGGGTTCATAATGGAATTTTCAGTGCCAACCTTTTGCCTAAAAGCAGCACTATCTGTAGTAGAAGCCCAAATATTGCAGGGAATCAATATATGGTCAGCTCCTGCACATCAGCCATTTATTGCATTAGAACATTTACACACTTCATTAGCAGTGGTCCTAGATGAGACTTTCAATCCTCTTAACATGTAcagataagcaaaaaaaaaaaaaaaaaaaaaaaaaaagtttccaatTAAGTTTCCTAAGCAATTTCAGAAACCTGGTCACTACTTACACTATGCACTAGTATAGGTGAATATAAAAACTTTGGACAAACACAAATAGGCTGGGGCTCAGTTATTTGCATGAGTCTTTACTCAGTTTAgaatacacaaaaaataaaaaaaaagtcagtaatCCCAGCCCTATAAAATGCAGATCACGCATATAATAAAAACTGTTAATGCGGTTGGTGCCGTTTTAATAATCACTTAAGGTCAGATTTGATATAATTTTATAGTGCTATTGGTGAAACACAACCTGGAagcacattgggccagatttatcatgactgacagctcactccactttaacatatggctaaagtcagttttagtcaAATCAGATTTATGAtctgccctttaagactgtaataaatgtggtttgacgttaGCAGTTTATCCCTCAGTAaacggctttacaaaagtcgcgcgTCTTTACGAAGTCGCATGttgtattaaaaagtctcataagataagcatggtcctcactggagtgaaattgcgactttttaaatagtcccaatagtaaatctgtctagagattcatttacataagaaaacacgcccactttcagaaaactggcaagcatagtgcagagcagagtcGCAAATTtgggcgcagttttagcgtttgggacttttccactccattattctgacctgagctaatgaaaaatctggcccattgtctgCTGGCGTTCCCATTGTTAGTTTATAACGCTGTAATGTGGCAGAAAGCTTCAGAATTAAGATGTTCATAAAACACTTATATAGTCCATTTGTTACTGTAGCAGAAAACACAtggttagggtacattcacacaaccgtatttttggctccgcatcagttgtgcaattttgcagaacgggcgcagacccattcattttaatagggccgcaaaagattgtgctgtctgcatccgttcctcgGCCCAGCAAAAAAAGATAAAgcgtatgtcctattcttgtccgcaattggacaagaataggcatttctatcatggggccggctacattcacatggccggcagtgttttgcggattcgcaatttggggaccacaaaacaTACGGTCGGGTGAATGTACCCATAGTCTGAGCCAAAAGTCAAATGTCTTCTCATGTAATCAGTAGATTAGCTTAAAATTTAGCCGATAGTTACTGTTTGAGATGTTAATAGAAACAGTTCAGTTGTAATGAAGCTGCTGGTCAACGGTTCAGTTAGTGAGTAGATTAGATGGTCACAATCtgtttggcaatgtgtggcagatgTATCCAAATAGCCAATGAAGCCCTCAATGTGTTCATTTGGCGCTTGCTGCCTGCATGCCACCTTTATGCGGTACCTATTTTGTCATATAGGGCTTCAGTCAGCCGCGAATAAGCCGGTTCAGTAAGACATAGGACCAGATCATTACTTACATCTTattccacttttacatatgtccaaagtcacttttggccaagtcagatttattaatggtcctttaatactgtgataagtgtggtttgacggtagcagtttatccttcagtaagccgCTTCACAAGTCACACGTCTTTACAAAAGTCACATTTTCtatagataagcatggtcctcactggagtgaaattgcaacaatttaaagtaacaaaaaattgagCAATAGTAAACCTGTCTAGAGATGTATTTACATAAGAAACACTCCCACACATGGACCAATAAGTCGCAATTtttgcagttttagcgattgcgcagaAATTTGCAACTTTCACTCCATTTTGACTTGagccaatgataaatctggcccatagtgtcaAAAGGCAGTAGAAAGTGAGTGTCAATACTAAATGCCAGATGAGTTACTCGAGACATTTGACTTTTGGCTCAAACTAACCATGTTTTCTGCTACAGTAACAAGTGGACTATATAAGTGTTATGTTTTTTTGAACATCTTAAATCTGAAGCTTTCTGCCACATTACATTGTTATAAACCAATGAAAACGCCGGCAGACAAAATGTGCTAGCACTATAAAATAGCAAATCCAACCTTGAGTGATTATTGAAACAGCACCAACCACATAAGTGGTTTATATACGTGAGCTTTGCATTTATAGGACTGGGATCACAGAAATAATTTTTATGAATTATATTGAGTGAATTGTATTTTCCAAATTGAGTAAAAGAAACAAGCAAATAACTGAGGTGTCCAATATACTGAAAGGTGGTCAGCAAGCCAAGCACCAGTCAGCTGGTGACTGTCCCCCAATTTGAATATAAAACTTTGCAATATGATTTGAGAAATACTCCTCTCTCCATGTAAACATTCTCTGCCAAGTCAGCCTTGAGAGACTTCCAACTTGAAGAATCAGATTACATGAGACCCATAGAAATCTCTGGAGGGGagggggtaatttttttttagtaaatacAAACTAAATGGACAAACAGTTTAGGTCATCccataggcattaatatggagttTATACCCACACTGCAGCCAAAACAGTTCTAtactttctacaagattttagaGTGTGGGATGTTTAGCCCATTCATCCAGAACAGCACCTGGGAAGTTAAAAACTAATGCTTGACGGGAGGGCCTGGCTCATCCAAAAGGTGTTTGGGTTAAGACTTTTACATGCCATAGGTTCTTCAACATCATACACCCCAGCCATGCCTTTAGGGAACTCTGCACTGGGGCAGTCATGCAGGAAAAGAGAAGGACCTTGCTCAACTTTTCCCCACTACGTTAGAAGCCCACAAAAGGTCTTagtatgctgaagcattaagatctcccttcactggaactaaggcCAACCCCATGGCATTACTCCACCATACTTTATATTACACTAGCTATTCAGGTGTGGAAAACTGGCACCCAACTGTATGACATCTACCTAGCCAGTGTTGTGCAGAAGGTAAGTGTCAAGAGCGGCGTTTCTTTTCAGACGGTCTTTTAATAGGCTTCGTGAAGCCAAatgaaagtaaaaaatacaattcTTTAGCCAAATTGGTTACAATAGTTGCATTTcgctcagaaaaaaaaaaaatcattttctcaAGAACTGATATTAAATTAGTGTACTTTAGATATATCAAGGAGGTTCAGACATTTACAACACACCCTCGCTGTACCCAACCTTGTTATACTAAAGGATTCGTTCAGAgttacatgcaaaaaaaaaaaaaaattccagggtCTCAGTCCCTTCACTACATGTGGAAggtaaagtgatcaaaaacagATCATGGTGCAGAGTAGAGCTTGTACATTAACAGTTCTGCTAAAGCAATAGCTCTACTCTTCCTGAGCAGGAATTGGTCTGTCACTGAGGCATGAACCTGCCAACTTGTAGCAACAAGGAGCTCCCATCTGAGCAGCCCAATAGAACAGCAAAACCGAAACATGAATGTTTTAACTGAAATAAAACTGTTCTATGTACTACCAGTGAGGCTGTCAGGAGAATTTAACAAACTGGTATAAAAAGTGAACACAATTCAAAAGACTACACATTAACTGTTCTGCGAAGCTCCAAAAATCTTTATAAATACAGCCACTGGAAGGATGATCTTGAGTCAGGAGTTTTAGTCGTTTGCAGCTGAGGACAAGAAGCAGGCACAGTTGTAATGTCACTTGAAGCACAGGTCAGAACATTATAACCCTACACTACATGTCTAAACCCACCCCATGCAGATTGACTACTACAGCACCAAGAACATATGCATCAGATATCAGGCAGCCCCTATATTCAATAAGTGGGTGGCTGAACAAGGCTAGTAGCCAAATATGTACACTCCGCCAGAAAGATAtttagcccattgaccaaaagaaCACCCCAAACCCTGTCTTGAAGTTACTTACTGTAGCTGTCATAGCTGTCTCTGTAGGATCCCCCTGAACGATCACCATAACTTTGACTCCTTTGACTTTAAATAGAAAACAAACATTACTATAGAATCAAATACAGTaataaagggggttgtccagcaTAATTATAAAAAAGTGGCAAGCAGCATAGTGTTAAATGCCTCACTTTTTAAGATGCTCCACGCACATGTGACTAGTGAGGCTACAGCTTCCTGTGACCAAAACAGGCCCTGTAGCTTATGGAGAGCAGGTTTATAAATTATGccgaccaacccctttaatgtggagATCCTTTAGTTCTTATCTTACCTTCCATAGTAGTCTCTGGATCCACCACTATAACCACCACTCCTGCCGCCGCTGTCAAATCGGCTGCCTCCTCCATAGCCTCTGTCTCCACCTAGCCAAGAAAGTTTAACATGCTTACTATCATGTTGGTAGTTGTGTCCAACACATACAAAAGAGCTCAATTTTATGAGAATGCATTACATACCACGTCCTCTGCCTCCACCACCACGGTAAAATCCTCGCCCTCCAGATGATCCTCCTCTATAACCTCCACGTCTGTCACCTGAAGACTTTCCAGCCTGATCTACACGGATCTGTCTTCCATCAACAGACTGAAACCAAGAAGAACGCGTCAGAATACTACGATTAAAACTAACTATGCAAACATGGCACCACGAGGCATTTGCTGAGCTTTCATagcagttaccttgcctcaacatGTATTAGAACAGATTATGTAACCAATAGTTGCTGTGTATAACAGAAAATTGTGCATGGCAATCTGAGCAGTGATTGGTCAGAGAATCTGTGTACTATAGCTACAAGTTTTTGGAAGAATGCATTTTCCCACCACAAGAGTgacacccttaaagggattctgtcaccaggtttcaccccctccagatacaaatatggttatgttcagggagctttaaccattcctaatgtggtcttataaatgtaatctgttctCCTCTCCCTCCCCACTCCTATTGTgacatctcctgctctccctcctccccctGCTGTAACATTGCgatgttacagcaggaggagggagagcagtaggaggagggagggagagcaggagacgtcacagtaggAGGAGGGAAGGAGAGCAGGAGGCATCACAGAAGATTATGAGGCagtgctgggcacgaacggcagcaGGTGTGGGTGGCAGCTTggagccatttacatccccttagGCGCCTTATTtttatgattgacaggttagtaatagtgtATTTTTAGCAAAaggagcctacagattacatttataagaccacattaggaatggttaaagctccctgaacataaaaatatggttatctggagggggtgaaacctggtgacagaatccctttaaggtccaTTAACACATCCGTAGAATGAATCTGGATCAGTTTGAGCGTGGCTCCGAGGAGGGGGACAGACAATAGgcggttctatgggggtgccagccaGGTGTATTGCAGACCCACAATACActatggacatgtgaatggacctttagcCTGTGGGTTAATATGATCATGGCAATACCCAGGTTCTATAGTTACTTGGCTTTACCAAAAATAGCCTTTGAATCACCATTTCCAACAGCTACAACCTTTTTTATATGACTTATTCTAGAGCTGTGAAATTATCACTATGCAGAGTCCTGGCTGTGGGGACAGCTGCTTCATTCCCCAGCTGTGCCCACCCCCCCATATGCTAATTTGTAGCATTGGTACAGGGCAGAGGAGATGGCAGTGTTTCTCAAAaggcaccccccttccccctggctgtgagctgtccaatcacaACAGAccgtgtcacagccagggagaataaaaaaaaagctcacctcctccctggctgtgacactccgTTACAATTGGCCAGCtaacagccaaggaggagacgccTGCCATATCCCTGTACCAACATTACTTTATTAGCATATAGGGCGGCAAAAGTGAAAAGGAGCACAGCGGGGTTGCAGCAGCACATCTGAAAAGGggagagaaggaaaaaaaaaaaaatacaccccaacATCTATTAATTCCATACAGTGCCAGGTATTAAATATTTAActcctacaagaaaatttagactaataCATTACTAATGACAGGTTCATATCAGTCAAACATTGTTGCTAAAATTGCTGCACAATATTTCACATGCAAaaaaatagagctgagaaatgggaatCATTCTAAATGTAGCTGGCTCCTACAACTGCACTGAAAGTTGTAGGCTTAGGCAAATCCAAGAGGCGTTATATTAGTATTAGGTACCAAActgtggaagccaccttgatgcctggtagatgggcccgacacatgtttgatcaaaaatatgcacaaagcttctatttttgcatttataataggtataataccactaatttagaatgatccccatttatcAGCTCtattgttagtgaaatgttgtgcagctatATTTAACACCAGGACCAGAAGAGTtaatctactttcacactcgcgttttggctttccatttgggagatccattcagggttctcacaagtggtccgaaacagatcagtttgcattctaagcggatccttttctattcagaatgcatcagttcagtctccattccactttggagacagaccccaaaatgctgcttgcagagtttgagcccatctgatgaaactgagccaaactgatctgtTCTGACACAATGCAAGACAATGGGGGCGGAGGAGTTTTCACttgacaatagaaaacagatctgtcctccattgactttcaatagtgttcatgacgaatccgtcttagttatgttaaagataatacaaactgatcagtTCTGAACTGAGCCCATTACTGGGAACCATTTTTTTCACTACCAGATCTTACCTTTCCATTCATTGCTTCCATGGCATCCTTTGCGTCATCAGGGTTCTCGAATGTGACAAACCCAAAGCCCCTGGACCTCTTTGTCTCACGGTCCTTCACAACCACCACTGGACAAAGggaaagatggggggggggggggggggggagaaagtgtATGAGTCAAGAATCATAGGAGCATGTCTGTTACATGTGCCTAAACAGGAGAAAACTGGCAATGCAaataaaattggctttttttgcTATGACTCCCCCACTGCTTTCAACCTTTGCATCATGAAGGTTTAACTTCAGGGGTAAAACCTGCAGCACCAGCTGACAAAGGCGAAGTAAAAACACATCAATTTACACTTCCCAAATAACCACAGTGCCTTTTCATACTGGTTCCTTATATAATAGATTTGTTTAAAATTCCTGTAAGGTATAAGGTAATTATAATAATGCAGATGAAGGGCACTCCATGCAGGGCCATGCTAACAAGTGCATCACCATTTAAATTTCTCATTCAACGCCAAAGGGCACCCATGTGAGACCAAAGAGTTATGGACATGGAATAGTGGAGCATTTTCACTTCAACTCCAATACAAGATGGGTCAGCATTGTAACTGTGGAAGCATTGCAGATTTTATGGTACAAGAAAAGTCTCATGGACTAGGGGG from the Bufo bufo chromosome 2, aBufBuf1.1, whole genome shotgun sequence genome contains:
- the LOC120989450 gene encoding cold-inducible RNA-binding protein B-like isoform X1, whose amino-acid sequence is MSDEGKLFVGGLSFDTDEKNLETVFCKYGQISEVVVVKDRETKRSRGFGFVTFENPDDAKDAMEAMNGKSVDGRQIRVDQAGKSSGDRRGGYRGGSSGGRGFYRGGGGRGRGGDRGYGGGSRFDSGGRSGGYSGGSRDYYGSQRSQSYGDRSGGSYRDSYDSYTAND
- the LOC120989450 gene encoding cold-inducible RNA-binding protein B-like isoform X2, which translates into the protein MSDEGKLFVGGLSFDTDEKNLETVFCKYGQISEVVVVKDRETKRSRGFGFVTFENPDDAKDAMEAMNGKVVDGRQIRVDQAGKSSGDRRGGYRGGSSGGRGFYRGGGGRGRGGDRGYGGGSRFDSGGRSGGYSGGSRDYYGSQRSQSYGDRSGGSYRDSYDSYR